ATAAATCACGATGGCTCCTTAAACAGTGTGGAATTAAGAAGCTTTTTACCACAAAAACCCTTGAAAATAAAGGGAAATATGAGTTTTCTGATCAATATTTTCATCTGATTCCAGTATGCTGACTTTTTACGAGACCATCAGGAGTAGACTAGATAAGACTTCCTTTGCCCAATGAATTTAAACAGCCTTGACCTGTATCTTACTTTTCGTTACTCTTAAAACAAGATATAAAAAGGCACCTAACTGTTTCTCTGGCCTGTAGGAGTATTGATGGCAAAATCTATTGAAGCTGTTTTTGAAGACGGGGTATTAAAATCATTAAGCCCCCTGAATTTCAAAAAATATGAGAAGGTAAAAATCTTTATTGAAAGGGCTGAAAGCGTCGCCCGGTCTACCAACGGATTAATCAAAGGGCTAGACGATAAAATAATTAATGAACTTGCACAGTCTCCCGAATTTCTTCCTGAAGAGGCTTAAACCTCTTTATCTCCGATATTCCAGATGGAACATCCGTTTTTATTGAGCCTGTTTTTTGTCCAACTAATTTCTCTCACCGTTGGTGAGAGTTTTTTATTGCCGGTATAAGCTTAAAAAAATTGTTTCAATTTCCAAATATTTTGCGCCGAAAATCTTCTTTGGAAAACAACTTGTTGATTATTGCCTTTAAATTCAATATCCCCCCGGATTACAGACCACTTTTGTTCCAGCTATCATAATCGAATGAGTCATGAAAACGGGGGAACGGGGAAGTGAAATAGATAATGTGTGAAGCTGTTGACATTTATTTATAAATGAGTACAATTTCACACATGCAACGATCTCAAGTCAAAGAAGCTCTGGGAATCCACAGTCAAATCCTCACACGGCTTGTCCGCGAGGGAGCCGTCGAGCGTATCGCCCGGGGACAATACCGCCTCCCTGATCAACCGGTCACCGAGCATCACACGCTTGCCATCGTTGCCCGCGCTGTACCGGATGGTGTTGTCTGCCTGATTTCCGCGCTGAGCTTTCATGGCATCGGAACTGAACTTCCACCTTACGTTTGGGTTGCCATTGATCGACGGGCGAGACAACCGAGCCTTCGCTATCCGCCGCTGCGTATCGTGAGATTCAGCGGAAAAGCGCTGATCTCAGGCATTGAGGTACACCGCATCGAGGAACAACCGGTGAGAGTGTACAATATTGCCAAAACTCTTGCGGACCTCTTCAAATACCGCAACAAGGTCGGCCTGAACGTTGCCCTGGAAGCCTTGCGCGAAGCCTGGAAAGAGCGCCGCTTCACCATGGACGACCTGGATCACTACGCACGGATTTGCCGTGTGCAACGTGTCATGTCACCCTATCTGGAGGCATTGGTCGCATGAGCGCCGCAACTCGTGGTCTGGCTCAGTCGGTGCACACACAGCTCGTCCGGCATGCCCAATCCCTGCGTGTGGACGTAAACCTCCTGCTGACTCGTTTTGCGACCGAACGTTTTCTTTACCGGCTGTCCCGCTCACCACACGCCGAGCGTTTTGTTCTAAAGGGCGCGCTCCTGATGCTCGTTTGGTTCGGTGAGACGATCCGCCCTACACGCGACGCCGATCTGCTCGGTTTCGGAGACTTTTCGGATGAAGCGCTGACCAATATCTTTCAGGATATATGTGCCGTTGAAGTCGAGCCTGACGCCATGATCTACCTGAAAGATTCTATTCGGGTCTCAGCCATCCGTCCGGAAGACGCCTACGGCGGCAGGCGGGTGACATTGGGAGCCCAGCTCGGGTCAGCCCGTCTTCGCGTGCAGGTAGATGTGGGGATTGGGGATGCTGTACTGCCGCCGCCCGAGTGGCTGGACTATCCGAGTTTGCTCGAACTGCCGCGCCCCCGGTTGCGGGCTTACCGGCCAGAAACAGTCATCGCTGAGAAGTTCCACGCCATGGTTGTTCTTGGCGCAAAGAACAGCCGCATGCGAGATTTTTTTGATGTGTACATATTGGCGACGTTGCAATCATTCGATGGTGAGCCGCTTGCGGGCGCACTGCGGGCGACCTTCGAGCGAAGGCGTACCGCTATCCCTTGCGGGCTACCGCTCGCTCTAACCCCGGAGTTTGTTGCCATGCCGGAAAAACAGGCACAGTGGCGGGCATTTTTAAAGAAGAATGGTCTGGCCTCAGCACCGGATGACCTTGGGCAAGTCATCAGGCAACTCGCCCCATTCCTCGAACCTGTAATCAAAGCCGCACAAACAGCTGTCCCTTTTGTCAGAGTTTGGAAACCCGGCGGCACCTGGAGATAGCAGTAAAAACTTTACTCCAGGGAGCCTTGGCGGTTCAACTGTTCATGAATAGTGAACATCAGTCAATAATGAACATGGTGTGATAACTTTTATTATGCAACTCAAGCTTCCTCTTCCTCGAATCCAAGTACTTTGTAGGTTTTTAAACGCTTGCCGTACATCTTTTTCAGAACAGGCACGTTGTTATCCAAATAGTCATATACTTTTACATTTCGCTTGCTATTAAATGGCCGCATCAACCGGCCTGTGTATTGAATAAGTTTGCCTTTAAAAGCAATTGGAAAGATGAGAAACATCGTATCTAATTGCGGACAATCAAATCCTTCCCCTAAATACTGGCCCGTGGCGATGATTAAAAGCTCCTCATTTGGGGAAACAGACCGGATGGCATCAAAAATCTTTTCACGAGCCTTTTTACGAAGTCCACCATTCAAAACAAAAGGCTTTTTCCCATGAGCCGTTAGATGCTCCTCAAGAACCTTGCAATGATCCTTCCATTGGCTCAACACCAGACAGCGACGCCCTTCTTCGAGGGCAACCAGAATCTCCCGGACAATGATCCTGTTTCTTTCAGAATTATTAACCATAGCCCGGAAGATATCCTGAATCGGGGATGTTTCCTCTCCTTCAAATTTAAAATCGGTTTCACGGATCAGAAGCTCAAGATTCAGATTATCCGAAGCGCCCGATTGACGGGATATCGTTTGCCGGATCGGTCCGCACTGCATCATGATGATGTCCTGAAGACCGTCCCGGCGATACGGCGTCGCGGTTAATCCCAATAAATATCGTACTGACGCCTGTTTTATAGAGGACTCGAACGAAAATGCCGGGAGATGGTGGCACTCGTCAACTATGATCAATCCATAATTGGAAAAGAACGCCTCTACATTTTCCATTTTCTTAAGACTCTGGATCATCGCCAGATCCACAACTCCTGTCTGTTTGCTCTTGCCACCTCCTATCTGACCCACTTCATTTGAAGAAAGCCCAAGAAGATTCATTAGTTGAATCTTCCACTGGTCCATTAATGGTTTACGATGAACCAGTATAAGGGTGGGAAAACTCCTTGCGACCGCAATGGCACATCCCATAACTGTTTTGCCTGATCCGGGAGGCGCTACAAGCACTCCTTGATC
The Nitrospirota bacterium DNA segment above includes these coding regions:
- a CDS encoding nucleotidyl transferase AbiEii/AbiGii toxin family protein; translated protein: MSAATRGLAQSVHTQLVRHAQSLRVDVNLLLTRFATERFLYRLSRSPHAERFVLKGALLMLVWFGETIRPTRDADLLGFGDFSDEALTNIFQDICAVEVEPDAMIYLKDSIRVSAIRPEDAYGGRRVTLGAQLGSARLRVQVDVGIGDAVLPPPEWLDYPSLLELPRPRLRAYRPETVIAEKFHAMVVLGAKNSRMRDFFDVYILATLQSFDGEPLAGALRATFERRRTAIPCGLPLALTPEFVAMPEKQAQWRAFLKKNGLASAPDDLGQVIRQLAPFLEPVIKAAQTAVPFVRVWKPGGTWR
- a CDS encoding type IV toxin-antitoxin system AbiEi family antitoxin domain-containing protein, which translates into the protein MSTISHMQRSQVKEALGIHSQILTRLVREGAVERIARGQYRLPDQPVTEHHTLAIVARAVPDGVVCLISALSFHGIGTELPPYVWVAIDRRARQPSLRYPPLRIVRFSGKALISGIEVHRIEEQPVRVYNIAKTLADLFKYRNKVGLNVALEALREAWKERRFTMDDLDHYARICRVQRVMSPYLEALVA
- a CDS encoding antitoxin family protein, with the protein product MAKSIEAVFEDGVLKSLSPLNFKKYEKVKIFIERAESVARSTNGLIKGLDDKIINELAQSPEFLPEEA